From the genome of Rhodothermales bacterium, one region includes:
- a CDS encoding FAD-dependent oxidoreductase, whose protein sequence is MDTSLSRRAFLKHAGMAAAAAPLLLRSPFMVRKPHGVVIGAGLSGLAAAHTLRRAGWDVTVLDARNRIGGRVFSHRFAEAPDLVCELGGEWIGLSHERMQSLCHEFGLDLKDHRFTFSLMQNGSVRRPDAWGFSPEAVAAFERLRHTFEGLDEASAAAMDRVDWWTLLQEIGFSQDDLLLRDLMDSTDFGESIRHVSAYAAAAEYFESSPDNEMDFKIVGGNSRIVNALADRVGREAIQLGRFVTAIRQRDGGVEVTAGDRTFTGDACVCTVPARMLTDIVFDPPLPEAQIQAARALQYARIVKNQVLFAERFWGSEPFSLVSDVTSHYYFHSTNGQAGEAGILCSYAVGEKADLLASQGDARRQAIITGELIPLEPRAPELARGIASYAWQRDPYTRGAYALYRPGQWFTVRPLLAEPHGKVVFAGEHLADWQGFMEGAVNTGEDAATMLLD, encoded by the coding sequence ATGGACACCTCGCTCTCGCGCCGCGCGTTCCTCAAGCACGCCGGCATGGCCGCCGCCGCGGCCCCGCTCCTGCTCCGTTCCCCGTTCATGGTGCGCAAGCCGCACGGCGTCGTCATCGGAGCGGGGCTGTCCGGGCTGGCGGCGGCGCACACGCTGCGCCGGGCCGGGTGGGACGTCACGGTGCTCGACGCGCGCAACCGGATTGGAGGGCGCGTCTTCTCCCACCGCTTCGCCGAAGCGCCCGACCTCGTCTGCGAACTCGGCGGAGAGTGGATCGGGTTGAGCCACGAGCGGATGCAATCGCTCTGTCACGAGTTTGGGCTCGACTTGAAGGATCACCGCTTCACCTTCTCCCTCATGCAGAACGGGAGTGTGCGTCGGCCCGACGCGTGGGGCTTCTCGCCGGAGGCCGTTGCCGCGTTCGAGCGGCTCCGCCACACCTTCGAGGGGCTCGACGAGGCGAGCGCGGCAGCGATGGACCGGGTCGATTGGTGGACGCTGCTCCAGGAAATCGGCTTTTCCCAAGATGACCTGCTCCTGCGCGACCTCATGGACTCGACCGACTTCGGCGAGTCGATCCGCCACGTCTCGGCCTATGCGGCGGCGGCCGAGTACTTCGAGTCGAGCCCGGACAACGAGATGGACTTCAAGATCGTCGGTGGCAACAGCCGGATCGTGAATGCCCTCGCGGACCGGGTCGGACGGGAGGCGATCCAACTAGGCCGATTCGTCACCGCGATCCGGCAGCGGGACGGGGGCGTGGAGGTGACGGCAGGAGATAGGACCTTCACCGGCGATGCGTGTGTCTGCACGGTGCCGGCGCGGATGCTGACGGACATCGTATTCGATCCGCCGCTGCCCGAGGCGCAGATTCAGGCCGCGCGGGCGTTGCAGTATGCTCGCATCGTCAAGAACCAGGTCCTCTTCGCCGAGCGGTTCTGGGGATCGGAGCCCTTCTCGCTCGTCAGCGACGTCACCTCGCACTACTACTTCCACAGCACGAACGGGCAGGCGGGAGAGGCCGGCATCCTGTGTAGCTACGCCGTCGGCGAGAAGGCCGATCTCCTCGCCTCGCAGGGCGACGCACGCCGCCAGGCCATCATCACCGGGGAACTGATCCCGCTGGAGCCTCGGGCACCCGAACTGGCGCGCGGCATCGCCTCGTACGCGTGGCAGCGCGACCCGTACACGCGGGGCGCCTATGCCCTCTACCGGCCGGGGCAGTGGTTCACGGTGCGGCCTCTCCTGGCAGAGCCGCACGGCAAAGTCGTCTTCGCGGGCGAGCACCTCGCGGACTGGCAGGGCTTCATGGAAGGGGCCGTCAACACCGGCGAGGACGCCGCTACGATGCTACTCGACTGA
- a CDS encoding CDGSH iron-sulfur domain-containing protein, which translates to MKTKVYTFDGDQLTVTWDGKRCIHVEACVHGLPRVFNPGRRPWIEPEQAGADAVAEVVERCPTGALHYARHDGGPEESVPEHNAITVAADGPLYLHGDVTLIDADGNEVLHDTRVALCRCGRSTNKPLCDNSHLDAFEDPGALGTSGALLADAPTPGTPLRVTALKDGPFVVEGPATVTAADGATGHGVKLALCRCGASKNKPFCDGTHRAIGFTAG; encoded by the coding sequence ATGAAAACGAAGGTTTACACGTTCGACGGCGACCAACTCACCGTGACGTGGGATGGGAAACGGTGCATCCACGTCGAGGCCTGCGTCCACGGTTTACCCCGCGTGTTCAACCCCGGACGCCGACCGTGGATCGAGCCCGAGCAGGCCGGGGCGGACGCCGTCGCGGAAGTCGTCGAGCGATGCCCGACCGGGGCGCTCCACTACGCGCGACACGACGGCGGCCCCGAGGAATCCGTGCCCGAGCACAACGCGATCACCGTCGCCGCCGACGGCCCGCTCTACCTCCACGGCGATGTGACACTTATCGACGCCGACGGCAACGAGGTGCTCCACGACACGCGCGTCGCGCTCTGCCGCTGCGGTCGCTCCACTAACAAACCGCTCTGCGACAACAGTCACCTCGATGCGTTCGAAGACCCCGGCGCCCTCGGCACGTCCGGCGCTCTCCTCGCCGATGCGCCGACGCCGGGCACGCCTCTCCGCGTGACGGCGCTCAAAGACGGCCCGTTCGTCGTCGAAGGGCCGGCAACGGTGACGGCGGCTGACGGCGCGACGGGCCACGGCGTCAAACTCGCGCTCTGCCGGTGCGGCGCGTCGAAGAACAAGCCCTTCTGCGACGGCACGCACCGCGCCATTGGTTTCACAGCCGGCTAG
- the dps gene encoding DNA starvation/stationary phase protection protein Dps: MATKTNGKKAASATPYTTRIDISEAKRHKLIGLLNQTLADTSDLYSQTKQAHWNVKGKDFYQLHLLYDELAEKLEEPADLVAERVALLGGYARGTVRMAAQDSRISPFPGADESDNAPDDPSFMTTLADRWAEYAKHIRTDNGKADEIGDPGTTDLYDQITHVADRGLWFIEAHMQRYNGGLPNDGADPK; the protein is encoded by the coding sequence ATGGCTACCAAGACCAACGGCAAGAAAGCGGCGAGCGCGACGCCGTACACCACCCGCATCGACATCTCCGAAGCGAAGCGGCACAAGCTCATCGGCCTTCTGAACCAGACCCTCGCCGACACCAGCGACCTTTACTCGCAGACGAAGCAGGCGCACTGGAACGTCAAGGGCAAGGACTTCTACCAACTCCACCTCCTCTACGACGAACTGGCCGAGAAGCTCGAAGAGCCCGCCGACCTCGTCGCCGAGCGCGTCGCCCTCCTCGGCGGCTACGCCCGCGGCACCGTCCGCATGGCCGCCCAGGACTCCCGGATCTCCCCCTTCCCCGGCGCCGACGAGAGTGACAACGCCCCCGACGACCCCTCGTTCATGACGACGCTCGCCGACCGCTGGGCCGAGTACGCGAAGCACATCCGTACCGACAACGGCAAGGCCGACGAGATCGGAGACCCCGGCACGACCGACCTCTACGACCAAATCACGCACGTCGCCGACCGAGGGCTGTGGTTCATCGAGGCACACATGCAGCGCTACAACGGTGGCCTCCCCAACGACGGTGCCGATCCGAAGTAG